One genomic segment of Falco peregrinus isolate bFalPer1 chromosome 7, bFalPer1.pri, whole genome shotgun sequence includes these proteins:
- the MTRES1 gene encoding mitochondrial transcription rescue factor 1 has product MTGFRLPVTTFRKLNVWFGLWEKFPSNKLYPSWRRSVFCSCQASTVNYRRCFSFSPVKLCALKLSPEYISVLSLRNKSNKSSKRSRQTVQEEEEEEDEDEGESNWEDEFENDPNVVKDYKDLEKVVQSLRYDVIMKAGLDIARNKVEDAFYHNELRLNGEKLWKKSRTVKVGDTLDLIVGEDKETGTAVVMRVVFKKVSNKTESEKYKVILRRWKNLKVPKQDVLK; this is encoded by the exons ATGACTGGCTTCAGACTCCCTGTCACTACTTTTAGAAAACTAAATGTCTGGTTTGGACTGTGGGAGAAATTCCCCTCTAATAAACTGTATCCCTCTTGGAGGAGAAGTGTATTCTGTAGCTGTCAAGCAAGCACAGTAAACTACAGAagatgtttcagtttttccccAGTAAAACTCTGTGCACTAAAACTTTCCCCAGAGTATATCTCTGTACTTTCTCTGCGgaacaaaagtaacaaaagcTCTAAAAGGAGCAGACAAACCGTacaagaagaagaggaagaagaggatgaAGATGAAGGGGAAAGCAATTGGGAAGATGAATTTGAAAATGACCCAAATGTAGTAAAAGATTACAAGGATCTTGAAAAAGTAGTGCAGTCTCTTCGATACGATGTGATCATGAAAGCTGGTCTAGACATTGCAAGAAA taaagTAGAAGATGCATTCTACCATAATGAACTCAGGCTGAATGGAGAAAAACTATGGAAGAAAAGTAGAACT GTGAAAGTTGGTGACACCCTGGATCTCATAGTAGGTGAAGATAAAGAAACAGGAACTGCTGTAGTTATGCGGGTAGTCTTTAAAAAAGTATCTAACAAAACCgaaagtgaaaaatacaaagtaattttGAGGCGCTGGAAAAACTTAAAGGTGCCCAAACAGGATGTACTTAAGTAA